One segment of Candidatus Binataceae bacterium DNA contains the following:
- a CDS encoding ammonium transporter, translated as MILTRINRARHRLIALTAVLLVIGWLIPTSIVLAQTASPAAAASPAAPPVPITNADIKGISGPSAADLAKGDPGGTLTGTVNDVPVSDSKAGLTIADVVNQVGQNRIAVNFVWTLVTGYLVMFMQAGFAAVETGLCRAKNANHTFMMNFMVYGFGLFAYWVMGFALQQGGCAPVSTLGGLTPLNSEFSFNFLGGKTWGLFGQRGFFLSGASYDVGIMVMFLFQMVFMDTAATIVTGAAAERWKFAAFAISSMALAAITYPLYANWAWGGGWTSALGANYGLGHGYCDFAGSGVVHAVGGMSALAVSMIIGPRIGKYNKNGKPNPMPGHDMTMVLIGCFILAFGWFGFNPGSTLGASANGDLRIGTIAVNTMLAGCTGSIASLLYMWIRYGKPDASMAGNGLLAGLVAITAPSGFVNTVGAAIIGFAAGMIVCLSVEFIERVLAVDDPVGAISVHGTCGLWGVISVGLFADGTSNYGGSWNGVNGSVRGLFYGDPSQLVAQLIGCATLIGVIFTLSYVLNWIVDIVVGQRVGAATELEGLDLPEMGALGYPEFQLVTAGTGRSVEVAAD; from the coding sequence ATGATACTGACACGAATCAACCGCGCGCGGCATCGGCTCATTGCCTTGACTGCCGTACTATTGGTCATCGGATGGCTGATACCAACCTCGATCGTGCTTGCACAGACGGCGTCTCCCGCAGCGGCAGCCTCGCCTGCAGCACCGCCGGTGCCCATCACGAACGCCGATATCAAAGGCATCAGTGGCCCATCTGCAGCCGACTTAGCGAAGGGCGACCCGGGCGGCACTCTGACCGGAACTGTCAATGACGTTCCCGTCAGCGACTCCAAAGCAGGTCTTACGATCGCGGATGTCGTCAATCAGGTCGGCCAGAATCGAATTGCGGTCAACTTCGTATGGACGCTCGTGACCGGCTATCTGGTCATGTTCATGCAGGCCGGGTTTGCGGCGGTCGAAACCGGATTGTGCCGCGCCAAGAACGCCAACCACACGTTCATGATGAATTTCATGGTGTATGGGTTTGGCCTGTTTGCGTACTGGGTGATGGGCTTCGCTTTGCAACAGGGTGGATGTGCACCAGTTAGCACTTTGGGCGGACTCACTCCTCTCAATTCCGAGTTCAGTTTCAACTTCCTGGGCGGAAAGACCTGGGGACTGTTCGGTCAAAGGGGATTTTTCCTGAGCGGCGCCAGCTACGATGTCGGCATAATGGTGATGTTCCTCTTCCAGATGGTCTTCATGGACACGGCTGCGACGATCGTTACTGGTGCAGCAGCGGAAAGGTGGAAGTTTGCTGCGTTCGCAATCTCCAGCATGGCTCTTGCCGCGATCACATATCCGCTCTACGCGAACTGGGCGTGGGGCGGAGGATGGACCTCGGCGCTTGGAGCGAACTATGGGCTCGGTCATGGCTACTGTGATTTCGCCGGCTCCGGAGTGGTTCATGCGGTAGGCGGCATGAGCGCTTTGGCCGTGTCGATGATCATCGGACCCCGAATCGGGAAATACAACAAGAATGGCAAGCCGAACCCAATGCCTGGCCACGACATGACGATGGTCCTGATCGGCTGCTTCATCCTGGCCTTCGGGTGGTTCGGGTTCAATCCCGGCAGCACCTTGGGTGCATCGGCCAACGGTGATCTGCGAATAGGCACGATCGCGGTCAACACGATGCTCGCAGGCTGCACCGGTTCGATAGCATCGTTGCTCTACATGTGGATCAGGTATGGCAAACCCGACGCCTCAATGGCGGGTAACGGACTCCTAGCGGGCCTGGTCGCAATCACCGCTCCCAGCGGCTTCGTCAACACCGTGGGGGCCGCAATCATCGGCTTCGCTGCTGGCATGATCGTGTGTCTCAGCGTTGAGTTTATCGAGCGCGTCCTGGCGGTCGACGATCCGGTGGGCGCTATCTCGGTCCACGGAACCTGTGGTCTTTGGGGTGTCATTTCAGTGGGTCTCTTCGCCGATGGAACCAGCAACTACGGCGGCAGCTGGAACGGGGTCAACGGTTCGGTCAGGGGGCTGTTCTATGGTGATCCGAGCCAACTGGTGGCCCAGCTCATCGGGTGCGCGACCTTGATCGGCGTCATCTTCACCCTGTCATACGTCCTCAACTGGATCGTCGACATCGTGGTGGGTCAGCGTGTGGGGGCGGCAACCGAGCTCGAGGGCCTCGACCTGCCCGAAATGGGTGCGCTCGGCTATCCCGAGTTCCAACTGGTCACGGCCGGCACCGGTCGCTCAGTCGAAGTGGCGGCGGACTAA
- a CDS encoding response regulator transcription factor codes for MNSPIRLVLADDHTLFRGGLKSLLRRQKDMQVVGEVDKASAVKAVLDKTLCDVLLLDLQMERWALSDIGDLAPLTKVVVLTASESVENAIAAMRLGARAVVQKRFAVQTLLEAIRAVASGLVWMPPDLQAEIASQWGASGTKQLTGRELEIVHCVAVGLRNVEIASRLSISETTVKTHLNNIFKKLELRDRLGLALYALRRGLAVKHD; via the coding sequence ATGAATTCCCCAATCCGATTGGTACTCGCCGATGACCACACGCTGTTCCGCGGGGGCTTGAAGTCCCTTCTTCGGCGCCAGAAGGACATGCAGGTAGTCGGCGAGGTAGACAAGGCGAGCGCTGTGAAGGCGGTTCTCGACAAAACGTTATGCGACGTTCTGTTGCTCGATCTACAGATGGAACGCTGGGCATTGAGCGACATCGGTGACCTGGCGCCGCTCACCAAAGTAGTTGTCCTGACCGCAAGCGAAAGCGTGGAAAATGCGATTGCGGCGATGCGGCTTGGCGCCCGCGCAGTGGTGCAGAAACGCTTCGCTGTGCAGACCCTGCTCGAGGCGATTCGCGCTGTCGCTTCCGGGTTGGTCTGGATGCCTCCCGACTTGCAGGCCGAAATCGCCTCTCAGTGGGGGGCCTCCGGCACTAAGCAGCTCACCGGCCGCGAATTGGAGATCGTTCATTGCGTCGCCGTTGGACTTCGGAACGTGGAGATCGCTAGTCGGCTCTCTATCAGTGAAACAACCGTCAAGACTCATCTCAACAACATATTCAAGAAACTCGAGCTACGGGATCGTCTGGGACTCGCGCTGTATGCCCTTCGTCGCGGCTTGGCTGTCAAGCACGATTAG
- a CDS encoding histidine kinase — translation MTIARARIVVCLLVLLSIYVDPATGGLFGIARSMLVTLAAHLVYGAAAYLLARRSPVTRRFLGATAALDIVFAAILAFFTEGPTSPAFAMFLFAIIATGSWAEFSLRVIVTAVSVFLYLLALFFSETAISNQLLMRAVYLGIAGYLIDFFGRKRDEFEFRLRDLEAETERQTIARSLHDGFLQALAGINLRLETCRDMLTSNQSSEALGEITEIQTCVAFEYDEVRKFLRSLARADRGLVPVPPLDAATEFRVETAFVGRGPVVEHIIQILLEGIRNTQRHAHARFARIKVEQAGETIRIAIDDDGVGFTDFNTSPWTIASRVAEFGGRLAIRPGTSAGAHLEIELPSRT, via the coding sequence TTGACAATCGCGCGCGCTCGGATCGTGGTATGCCTGCTGGTCCTGCTCTCCATTTATGTCGATCCGGCAACAGGGGGACTCTTTGGGATCGCTCGTTCCATGCTAGTCACACTGGCGGCTCATCTGGTCTACGGCGCGGCGGCGTATCTCCTCGCTCGTCGCAGTCCTGTAACGAGGCGTTTTCTGGGGGCTACTGCCGCGCTCGATATTGTCTTCGCCGCGATCCTTGCCTTCTTCACCGAGGGTCCGACGAGTCCTGCGTTTGCGATGTTCCTTTTCGCGATCATCGCGACTGGATCCTGGGCCGAGTTCAGCTTGCGCGTCATCGTCACCGCGGTGTCGGTCTTTCTCTACCTGCTTGCGCTGTTTTTTTCCGAAACCGCAATTTCTAACCAGCTCTTGATGAGGGCGGTCTACCTCGGGATCGCGGGATATTTGATCGACTTCTTCGGGCGTAAGCGCGACGAGTTCGAATTCCGCTTGCGCGACCTCGAGGCTGAGACTGAACGGCAGACTATCGCGCGATCGCTCCACGACGGATTCCTGCAGGCACTTGCAGGAATCAATCTTCGCCTCGAGACTTGCCGGGATATGCTCACCAGCAATCAATCGTCCGAGGCCCTCGGAGAAATCACAGAAATACAGACCTGCGTAGCCTTCGAGTACGACGAGGTCCGAAAATTCCTTCGATCTCTGGCGCGGGCTGATCGCGGTCTTGTCCCGGTCCCGCCCTTGGATGCGGCGACCGAGTTCCGGGTCGAAACCGCTTTTGTGGGGCGCGGTCCTGTCGTGGAGCATATCATTCAGATCCTTTTGGAAGGAATCCGGAACACCCAGAGACACGCGCATGCTCGCTTCGCGCGGATCAAGGTCGAACAAGCCGGCGAGACGATTCGCATCGCCATTGACGATGACGGTGTCGGCTTCACCGACTTCAATACTTCGCCATGGACTATCGCCTCCCGGGTGGCCGAATTCGGCGGTCGCTTGGCTATTCGACCGGGAACCTCCGCCGGGGCGCATCTCGAGATCGAGTTGCCTTCACGAACATGA